The genomic segment CAAAATTTCCTTAGAATATTGTTGTAATAAAGTAAAGCAGTATTGTTATTGAGAGAATCTAAACTAGAGATTATAAGGGCTCAAAGTGATTTTGAAATTGATTTCATAATAATATTACATAGTATTTTACTATAGTTAATTAAACAAAATTCAGTAAAAAGATTATTTGACAGTTCTGAAAATTCGGTTTACAATAAAAATATGCAAACGCTTGCAGAGATGTTATAAAAATACTATTTTGGGGGGATTAAATATGAAAAGGAAAGTATTAAGTCTATTATTAGCTTTATCATGCACTGTATCGTTAGCAGCATGTGGTACTAAAAAAGTAGCAGTAGAAGCAACAGCAGCTAAAGAAGGAGTTGCAACTGAAGTGAAACCTGAATCAGGAGCTAAACTAGTAGTTTGGACGGCTAAAGGCGTTGAAACAGATTATATGAAGCTTATTGGTACTGAGTTTGAAAAGAAATACGGAGTAAAAGTTACATATGAAGAAGTTGGAGCTATTGATACTAAAGCCAAAATGGCTACAGATGGACCAGCTGGAGTAGGGGCGGATGTATTTGATGCACCACATGATCACACTGGAGAACTTGTATCATCAGGTTTAGTTTTAGAAAATAACCTATTTGCAGAAAGAGTTAAGAAGGACTATTTAAAATCAGCCTTAGATGCAGTATCATATGAGGGTAAAGTTTACGGATATCCAACAGCAGTAGATACTTACGGATTATTTTACAATAAAGATGTATTCAAAACAGCACCAAAAACTTATGAAGAGATAATTGCAAAAGCCAAAACATTTAATGATGCAAAAACAAACAAATATGCATTTATGTGGGATATCGGAAATGCTTACTTCTCTCATAGTTTTATAGCAGGAAGCGGCGGTTATATTTTTAAAAATGGAACTGATAAAACAGACGTAGGTATTGATTCAGCTGGAGCAATTGACGGAGCAAAATCTTTAATGGATTTGAAAAAAGTTTTACCAATCAATGCAGCAGATTCAACTAATGCAATTGTGGAAGGTTTATTTGATGAAGGAAAAATAGGAGCTATGATAGATGGACCATGGGCAGTATCAGGTAGAGAAAAGGCTGGTGTTAATTTTGGGGTAGCACCATTACCTAAATTAACTAATGGAAAGCAACAATCAAGTTTATCAGGAATAAGAACATTATTTGTTAGTTCTTATTCAAAATATCCAATAGCAGCTCAAATGTTCGCTAGTTTAGCAACATCTGATGAAATGTTATTAAAAAGATATGAATTGACTAAACAAATACCACCAGTAACAAAACTAATGGGAAACGCTAAAATTAAAGATGATCCAATGGTTGCACCATTTTTAGAGCAAATAAAATATTCTGTACCAATGCCATCAAATCCTCAAATAGGACTTGTTTGGACTCCATACGGAGCAGCATTTTCATCAATGTGGAACGATGGAGTTGCTCCCGAAAAAGCACTTAAAACTGCAGCTAAAACTATAAGAGACGCAATAGCTGCTCAAAAATAATTAGTTGTAAATAGAAGTTAGTCATTTGCTATATAGCAAATGACTAATTTAAAATAAAATTCTATCTGATTTAGGAGGTATGAAATGAAAAAATCAAAAAAAGCAACTCTTTTCTCTGTGCTCTTTATGGGTCTAGGACAAATATATAACAAAGAAATATTCAAAGGAATTATTCTTGCAATTATAGAAATAGTAGCATTATTTAATATAAGATATTTTTCAACATCAATAAAGGGACTAATTTCACTAGGAGATTCTGGTGTGAAATTTGTGAATGGGAAAGCAACAGGAGATCATTCTATTTTCTTAATGATTGAAGGTCTTATAGCTGTTATAATTTTATTTCTTGTAATTTCAGTATACATACTTAATATCTATGATGCAAAACGAGGAGGCGAAAGTATAGAAAAAGGTAATAAACCACTAAATACAAAAGAATTCTTAAGTTATGTGTGGGAAAAATATTTTCCTCATATCATGATAACACCTGGATTCTTGTTTACTGTATTTTTTATTATGCTTCCTATTATGTTCACCGTAGTAGTTGCCTTTACTAACTATTCAAGTCCTAATCATTTGCCACCAAGGAACTTAGTTGACTGGGTTGGACTTGATAACTTTAAACAATTAGTAAATTTAAAAATGTGGAATAATACTTTTCTAAAAGTAGGAGTTTGGACACTTATATTTGCTGTAGTAAGCACTACTTGTAACTTTTTTGTTGGTTTATTCTTAGCACTAATAACTAATGCTAAGGGAATAAGATTCAAAAAGTTTTTTAGAACAATTTTTCTTTTGCCTTATGCTATACCAGCATTTATATCCTTACTTATAATGAGATTAGCATTTAGTGGACCAGGTCCAGTAAATAATATGCTAGCTTCCTTTGGAATGGGAAAAATACCTTTTTTTACAGATCCCACTATTGCGAAAATAATGATTTTAATAATAACGGTTTGGTTAGGATCACCTTATTTTATGGCACTTATGTCAGGAATACTTACTAATATAGACAAGTCTTTATATGAAGCTTCTGAAATTGATGGTGCAACCAAGTGGCAACAATTTTATAAAATAACTTTGCCACTAGTGCTTTTTCAAACAATGCCACTATTAACAATGAGTTTTGCTTATAATTTTAATAACTTTGGAATGATTTATTTGTTAACAGACGGTAATCCAGTTAATGGAAGTTTACAATATGCAGGAGATACTGATATCTTAATTTCATGGATCTATAAGATGACAAAGGATCAGAATCAATACCATATGGCATCTGTAATTACCATTATATTATTTATTTTTGTTGCAAGTATTTCAGCATATAGCTTTAGTAAAACCAAAGCCTTCAAAGAGGAGGACATGATGTAATGAATAAAAAAATAGTAAAAAATAAAAAGGTAAATTTATCCGATGTAATTCAAAAAATAATTATATATGCTATATTGGTGCTATTATGTATAGTAATATTGACACCGGTAATTTGGATTGTTTTATCCTCATTCAATAGTGGTACAAGCTTATTTAGTTCATCTATAATTCCTAAAAATCCAACATTAATCCACTATAAAGAGTTGTTTACACAAACTGATTTTCCGAAATGGTATATGAATACATTTAAAATTGCTATAATTAATATGGTTTTGTCAGTTATACTAACAACACTTTCTGCTTATGCATTTTCTAGATTTAAATTTAAGGGTAGAAAACAAGGGCTTATGACAATGATGATTTTACAAATGTTCCCCGGTTTCTTAGCTATGACTGCTGTATTTATTCTAATAAGTAAGTTAGGATTATTAAATAGTCATTGGGGTTTAATTCTTGTGTATGCAGGTGGACAAATACCATATAATACATGGTTATGTAAAGGCTTTTTCGATGGTATTCCAAGAAGCTTAGATGAAGCTGCAAAAATAGATGGGGCTTCAAATATGACTATTTTCGTAAAGGTAATATTACCTTTGGCAAGGCCTATAATTACATTAGTTGCACTTACAAACTTTATGGGACCTTGGTTTGATTTTATATTTCCTCAAATAATATTAAAAAGCAGTGAGAAGAAAACACTTGCGATGGGATTATTTGAATGGGTTCAAAAACAACAAAACACCCAATTTACAATGTTCGCTGCAGGTGCAATTTTAGTTGCTATTCCAATTACATTGCTGTTTGTATATTTACAAAAGCACATTGTAGAAGGACTAGCATCTGGTGCTACTAAAGGTTAGTTTTATAATTAGACATCATCTAGAATAACATACTAATTAGTTATTTTAGATGATGTCTAAAACTTTAACGACATTTCAGAAATCAAGTTTTATTATAATATAACTCGTATAAATATTTTTAGAAAGTAGGAAGTGAAGTTTTCATGTCGATAACTATAAGGGAAGTAGCAAAGCTAGCAAATGTATCACCCTCAACAGTTTCAAGAGTTATTGCGGATAATTCTACAATTAGTGATGCAACAAAGAAAAAAGTTTATAAAGTAATGAAAGAAATCAATTATCACCCTAATGCAATAGCTAGGAGCTTAGTTAGTAAAACAACCAAAACTATAGGACTTATTTTACCTAGCACTGATGAAGATTTATTTTCTAATCCATTTTTCATTCAAATTATGAGGGGAATAAGCCATTATGCTCAAAAAAAGGGATATTATATTATGTATGCTTACAGTAGTAATGAGGATCAAGAAGTAAAGTATATAACAAGTTTAATAAATAGTGGAAGAGTTGACGGAATTATTTTGCCATTTGTAAAAAAGGATGACAAATGCATCACTTATTTAAAAAAGGTAGATTATCCTTTCGTAGTAATAGGAAAACCAGAAGATACAGAAGGACTTTTATGGGTTGATAATGATAACTTTCACGCCATGTATAGTGTTGTTAATTATCTTATACAAAAGGGTGAGAGAAAAATTGCATTTATAGGAGGACCGGCTACACTTAATGTAACTATAAATAGGTTAGAAGGTTACAAGAAATCCATGGAAAACATTGGGATGAAAATAGATGAAAATATGGTACAAGTAGCAGAGTTTACAGAAAGTAGTGGTTATGATGCTATGAAAAGAATTTTAGAAAAATCCAGCCCTACAGCTGTTGTCACCACTGACGATTTAATTGCCTTTGGTGCATCAAAAGCAATAAGCGAAATGTCCAAAACCCATATTTCAATAGTTGGGTTTAATAACACACCATTAACTGCATACAGAGAGCCTACACTTTCTTCAGTTGATATTAATTCTGAAGAATTAGGTTATTTTGCAGTTAAGCTATTAATAAATAAATTGGAAGATGAGAAAGAATATATAACCAATTATATTATTGATACAAAATTAGTTGAGAGAGAGTCAACTAAATAACTCAAGGTGGTAAATCTCCTTCGGAAGTCTTTAATATTGCAGCA from the Clostridium sp. CM027 genome contains:
- a CDS encoding LacI family DNA-binding transcriptional regulator; protein product: MSITIREVAKLANVSPSTVSRVIADNSTISDATKKKVYKVMKEINYHPNAIARSLVSKTTKTIGLILPSTDEDLFSNPFFIQIMRGISHYAQKKGYYIMYAYSSNEDQEVKYITSLINSGRVDGIILPFVKKDDKCITYLKKVDYPFVVIGKPEDTEGLLWVDNDNFHAMYSVVNYLIQKGERKIAFIGGPATLNVTINRLEGYKKSMENIGMKIDENMVQVAEFTESSGYDAMKRILEKSSPTAVVTTDDLIAFGASKAISEMSKTHISIVGFNNTPLTAYREPTLSSVDINSEELGYFAVKLLINKLEDEKEYITNYIIDTKLVERESTK
- a CDS encoding carbohydrate ABC transporter permease, whose protein sequence is MKKSKKATLFSVLFMGLGQIYNKEIFKGIILAIIEIVALFNIRYFSTSIKGLISLGDSGVKFVNGKATGDHSIFLMIEGLIAVIILFLVISVYILNIYDAKRGGESIEKGNKPLNTKEFLSYVWEKYFPHIMITPGFLFTVFFIMLPIMFTVVVAFTNYSSPNHLPPRNLVDWVGLDNFKQLVNLKMWNNTFLKVGVWTLIFAVVSTTCNFFVGLFLALITNAKGIRFKKFFRTIFLLPYAIPAFISLLIMRLAFSGPGPVNNMLASFGMGKIPFFTDPTIAKIMILIITVWLGSPYFMALMSGILTNIDKSLYEASEIDGATKWQQFYKITLPLVLFQTMPLLTMSFAYNFNNFGMIYLLTDGNPVNGSLQYAGDTDILISWIYKMTKDQNQYHMASVITIILFIFVASISAYSFSKTKAFKEEDMM
- a CDS encoding sugar ABC transporter permease; the encoded protein is MNKKIVKNKKVNLSDVIQKIIIYAILVLLCIVILTPVIWIVLSSFNSGTSLFSSSIIPKNPTLIHYKELFTQTDFPKWYMNTFKIAIINMVLSVILTTLSAYAFSRFKFKGRKQGLMTMMILQMFPGFLAMTAVFILISKLGLLNSHWGLILVYAGGQIPYNTWLCKGFFDGIPRSLDEAAKIDGASNMTIFVKVILPLARPIITLVALTNFMGPWFDFIFPQIILKSSEKKTLAMGLFEWVQKQQNTQFTMFAAGAILVAIPITLLFVYLQKHIVEGLASGATKG
- a CDS encoding maltose ABC transporter substrate-binding protein gives rise to the protein MKRKVLSLLLALSCTVSLAACGTKKVAVEATAAKEGVATEVKPESGAKLVVWTAKGVETDYMKLIGTEFEKKYGVKVTYEEVGAIDTKAKMATDGPAGVGADVFDAPHDHTGELVSSGLVLENNLFAERVKKDYLKSALDAVSYEGKVYGYPTAVDTYGLFYNKDVFKTAPKTYEEIIAKAKTFNDAKTNKYAFMWDIGNAYFSHSFIAGSGGYIFKNGTDKTDVGIDSAGAIDGAKSLMDLKKVLPINAADSTNAIVEGLFDEGKIGAMIDGPWAVSGREKAGVNFGVAPLPKLTNGKQQSSLSGIRTLFVSSYSKYPIAAQMFASLATSDEMLLKRYELTKQIPPVTKLMGNAKIKDDPMVAPFLEQIKYSVPMPSNPQIGLVWTPYGAAFSSMWNDGVAPEKALKTAAKTIRDAIAAQK